TGCGGGTGCGCGACACCAGTACCGGTGCCGAAACGACACTGCCGGTGACCGGTGTTTTCGTCGCGATCGGGCACGAGCCGCGGTCGGAGTTGGTGCGTGCTGCCATCGACGTTGACCCGGACGGTTACGTGCTGGTGCAGGGGCGCACCACGAGCACGTCGCTGCCGGGCGTGTTCGCTGCGGGCGACCTGGTGGATCGCACCTATCGACAGGCGGTTACCGCCGCGGGCAGCGGCTGTGCCGCGGCCATCGACGCCGAGCGCTGGCTCGCCGAGCACGCAGAGACGGGCGCAACCCCGCAGAGCGCAGCAGCTGGAGACGCTGACAATACCGACACGTTGATTGGAGCACAGCGATGACCGATTCCGAGAAGTCCGCCACCATCGAGGTTTCCGACGCCTCCTTCACCACCGATGTCCTGTCCAGCAATAAGCCTGTGCTGGTTGACTTTTGGGCGACCTGGTGCGGACCGTGCAAGATGGTAGCGCCCGTTCTCGAGGAGATCGCCGCCGAGCGCGCAGCCGACCTCACGGTCGCCAAGCTCGACGTGGACGCCAACCCGGAGACGGCCCGCAACTTCCAGGTTGTCTCGATCCCCACCCTGATCCTGTTCAAGGACGGCGAACCGGTGAAGCGAAT
The nucleotide sequence above comes from Mycobacterium decipiens. Encoded proteins:
- the trxA gene encoding thioredoxin; the protein is MTDSEKSATIEVSDASFTTDVLSSNKPVLVDFWATWCGPCKMVAPVLEEIAAERAADLTVAKLDVDANPETARNFQVVSIPTLILFKDGEPVKRIVGAKGKAALLRELSDAVPNLN